DNA from Candidatus Ozemobacteraceae bacterium:
ATTTCAAGAATCGCGAGATCGCGATGATCCGCGAGCAGTCGGAACGCGAGCTGAAAGCCGTGAAATCGGAACATGAGGGCGCCCGCGCCAGCCTGTCGGAAGACCTCTACAAGCAGTCGAAACGCATCGAGGAGTCGTTCAAGCAGAAACTCGACGAGAAGGACGAGCAGATCCGTTCGCTGCTGGCCGAACTCGAGTCGCTGAAAGCCTGGAAGCAGGAGATGGGGCTCAAGTTTGCCGAGTTCAAGGGCGCTTCCCAGGGAAACCCGCAGATGCTCATCTACAAGCTTCTCGAACATAATCAGAAGCTGAACGCTGCGCTCGTCTCGAAATGGAGCACCGTCGAAAAGCAACTCTCCGACGATCTGAAGCGCACGATCGACCAGCTCGGGAAGATGTTCGCCGAAGCCGAAGCCCTGCACCGCGACGGTCTCGAAATCATCTCGATCTACGAATCTCGCCTTCCCGAAGAGATGAAACGCCAGGTGCGCGAGGAGATGCTCAAACTGCCCGGCGGATCGGGCGCTCCGCAGCTTCCAAACGGCTGAAACTACGGCTCATTCCGGTATTCCGGGGAGTTTCGGCGAGCGGGGCCGTTTCGGAGGCCACGGAGCGGAAGGCGACCCGGGCGGGGGCGGAGCGAGAACGTCGCGCAGCACGGCGCGCACGCTTCGGCCGAGTCCGGGAGATTCCGAGGCCCTCGGCCCCGCGACGTTCAGCACGGCCGGGCGTATGTTCCGAAGCCATTCGAGAATCTCGATCCGCGCGACCGGCAGGCGCTGTATCGAGAAATCGATCACGAGGCAGGGACGTTTCATCCGTTCGGCGAGACGGATCGTCAGCAGGGTTCCGCCCGACGGTTCGCCCCGTGTGATCACCAGCGTCGCATCCGAGTCGCGGATATTCTGTCTCGTTCGCTGAGGGTATGCTGCCGCTTCCGTCTCGACGAGCGGATACCGGGCCGGGATGGGTCCGCTGGCGCTGCGCCTGCCGGCGGGACACCAGCCGCCCGCCGGAATGCCGAGCTCGAGGGCGACGTCGAGCGCCGCACGGTCGACGCCGGTCTGCCCTCCAGATATGAGTCGTGATACTATATATGAGCAGATATGCAAAGGTTCGGCCATGTGTTTTCTCCGGCGAGACGTCGTCTCATAACGGTGTCGCCACGGGACATGATACGCCGGCTCCCTGTCGCATGTCGCAACATCTCGGACGTCACAACCGCTGAAGGAGGTTTTCAGGCGATGGCGAGGCGATAGTCGAAAATGCGGTCGGGCCACTGGCCTCTGTCGAGGGGGGGGAGCCCGAGGCGCTCGAAGAGCTGATTCAGCAGGTCGAGGCGGTCGGGATGGCATGCCGTCATGCGATGCCACAGGTCGCTTCTCGTTTCGGGTTCGGCGGTCAGAAACAACTCGCAGGCCAGTTCCTCCGATTCACATGAAACAATGGTGTCGAGGGTGTGGTGGGCTGTCCGGGCGGCAAATTCGTCTCCGCGTGCGAGGCCGGTCACAACCCAGAGGTCGTGCGGACAGAGATCGACTTTCTGCCTCTGAGGACAGTCCTGACACGCGTGAACGGCTTCGGCAGAAGCGTTCCCGACGGTGTCGACCGTCATCCCCGGGCGCGGGCAATTGGGTGAAAGACAGACGAACAGGCCTTCGGGCAGAGATGGGCGGGTGTACCCGGTTCCCCCGGCGGCGGCTGGTCGGCCACCGTTCGGCCGGGATTGCGGTCGCAGGGGACACTGAGCGCAGCACATCATGATCGAAACCTCCTTCAGGCGTTCATCGAGCCGGCAGTTGCACGTACGGATATGTTCCAGGGCTGGGGCGGTTCGCGGTCGGGCGGGAAGAGAAATCTTCCGGCGTAGGGGTTGGCATACAGGGCTTCCATATACGCTTCTTCGCGTGAGCCAAGCCCCTGGAGGGAGGGAACGGGAGAAAGGCCTGCCGCGGCGAATACGGGATTGAGCATCCAGAGGACGCGCGGCTGAAACTCGTGAAGGCGCTTCCAGAAGGTGCGGCGCAGTTCAGGGGTGGCGGCATGGAGGAGCGACAGGAGGAGCGGCCGGTCGCGCCGGAGGCAGGCGGTTTCGAAGGTGTGTTCCGCGAGCCGGATCGCGAGGGGGTGCTCCTGGTAGAGGCGGCTGATGACGAACTGATCCTGGAAACACCGCTCCCGCACCGTGAGGGCGCAGTATCCGTCGCGGCACTGGTGGCCGGATGCGGAACAGACCGGGTTCGGACAGCGCTCGATGGCGTTTCCAAGGGTCGGGTGAAACGGGCACTCGTTGCAGCACATCATGTCGTTTATCCTCCGTTCGGCGGTCGTCACCCATACATCAACCGGCCGGCGGGGTCGGGGAAAAAAAAGATGAAAAAATCTTTTGGCAGCCGCTATACTTTATTCACATAACGCTCGAGGTGAGGATCATGCGGGATGCGACGCTCGAACAGGCGTTGTCTTCGTTTCTTGCCGCGCCGGAACGCGGCGTCGACGAGCTGCTGAGCGCGTTCGGGCCTTTCGTGATGGACCAGGCGCGGTTCTGGCAGAGATCGTCCCTGACGTTCACCGACCGATGCAGGGAGATTCTGACCGAGCTCTTCCTGATCCTGATCGAGGACATCCGAGTCGAGAAAGTGAACCGGCCCGAGTCGGTGCTCTCGTATCTCAACCTGAGGTTGCGGCGCCTGACCCGCCCGGCGCAGTCGCGAACGACCCCCTTCGGTCTCGCCGATGACCTGCCCGACAGCGGGAGGTGTGGGTTCACCCCCCTGCGGCTCGAGATCGTTCGGGAACTCGCCGAGTGTACCCGGTCGGCGCTCGTGAATGATCCGCACGAGGCGACGCGCCTGCTGGAGTTCCTGTTCATCCACATCGCCCCCGACCTGGCTTCCGCCTCCCGGTTCCTGGCCGTCGCGGCGGGGGCTGAGGCCGAGTCGCGCATCGAGGCGGACAAGAAGAGGCACCAGGCGTTCACCAGGCAGCTGCGAAGCAGGTTCGAGTCGATGAAAAGCGGTGACTGGCGCGATGTGTCGAACTGGTCGGGCGGTGAGCGGAGTCATCTCGCGTGGCGTCTGATCAGTTTCACCCGGCACGAGCGGTCGACGATGGGCGAGCTTCTTGCCGCTGCGCTGGAAGAATGGCGCGACGATCAGCAGCCGTATCGGCATGAGGAGTCCCGCGCCGCTCTCGTGGCTCCGGCGATCGGTTCCCTCGCGGGACTGTATCCGCCCCGCGCCAGCACAAGCCCGCATGCGGCCAGCGAAGCCGCCGCGGCATACGGGGAAGCAACGGACTTCGACCCGTTGCTGCTGCTGCTCGTTCCCAACCGGCCATTCAGCGTGGGAACGGCCGGATACCGACCCGTGAATCTCCGCCAGGAAGCCGGCTCGTATGCCGTCGAGAAGCCCTCCGTCGCCGACGGAGCCGAGAACGGGGAAAGCGCGGCCCAGGCGTATCTCGAAGCGGCGGATGCCGTCCGATCCTGGTTCGCGAGCGTCGCCGACACCCTGGGAAGGCGCTGAAGATGCCGAATGGGCGACAGGAGCGCATTCGGTGAGGGCCGGCAATTGCGGCTGCGGAAGCCTTCTCCTCGCCCTGATTCTCCTGCCGGTCATCACGGCGCACCCGCTGCTCGGTCTGATCATCCTGTTCTTTCTGCTTTCGTCGAAAAAATGATCGTCCCCTGATGCTTCGCGGAGCGGCGGAAGGTGATACAATACCCCTTCCCCCGGCCGGGTGGAAAAACGTTTTCAGGAAAAATCCCGAACCATGTCAATAATAGCCGGCAGTATTGTTGAATTCGACAGCAAAGAACGCACCCCCACGATGGGTGTCGTCCTGTCGGTTTCCGCGAAGGGCGTCAGGGTGCTTCTCCTCAACCGCAAGGAAACGACGGTCACCGAGCGGAGCATCCTTCATTCCGGCGGCCCGTCGCGGGTCGGCATCTTCGACACGGACGCCGCGTTCGAGGGCGCCCAGCGCATCGACCGGAAGCGGTCGGAACTGGCCGCCGGCATCGATCTTGCCGGGCTGCACTCCCTGCTTGCCGAAGATCAGCGGCCCTACGCGCTTCGCGAGCTCGCCGAGTTCCTGGCCAGCCCGGCCGACGACGATCTCGAGGCGGCGGTTCTTCGAAGACTGCATGCCGACCCTTGGTATTTCAAGGCGCGCAAGGAAGGCTGGGTCCCGGTTCCGGTCGAGGAGGCCGAGGCGGCCGTCGCGCGCGAGAAAAAGCGGCTCGAGCAGGAGCGGGAGGATGACGAGTTGGTTGCCGCCCTGAAACAGGCGCCCAAATCCGGACACCCCCTTCCGGAAAACGTCGCCGCGGTCGTCGACCACCTCGTGAGCGCCGCGGTGTTCGGAAGCGAGGCGCCCGTCCCGAAAAAACTGTGGGATCTGCTGGAACGGGCCGGCATCGCTCAAGACCGCAAGCTGTTCGCCTATCTCGTGCGCATCGGCGTGTTCGAGCCCGACGAGC
Protein-coding regions in this window:
- a CDS encoding putative molybdenum carrier protein, with the protein product MAEPLHICSYIVSRLISGGQTGVDRAALDVALELGIPAGGWCPAGRRSASGPIPARYPLVETEAAAYPQRTRQNIRDSDATLVITRGEPSGGTLLTIRLAERMKRPCLVIDFSIQRLPVARIEILEWLRNIRPAVLNVAGPRASESPGLGRSVRAVLRDVLAPPPPGSPSAPWPPKRPRSPKLPGIPE